A single window of Mycobacterium sp. ITM-2016-00318 DNA harbors:
- a CDS encoding sigma factor yields the protein MAADDISSADLTQATAEFVAVRGRLFGIAYRMLGSRTEAEDIVQEVWLRWQRYDRSSVIEPAAFLATTTTRLCINALQSARAHAKPTSVRGFPSPSTRVPIPSSAPSVAKRSSWRR from the coding sequence GTGGCTGCCGACGACATCTCGTCAGCTGATCTGACTCAGGCGACGGCCGAGTTCGTCGCGGTTCGCGGACGCCTGTTCGGCATCGCCTACCGCATGCTCGGCAGCCGTACCGAAGCCGAGGACATCGTGCAGGAGGTCTGGCTTCGCTGGCAGCGCTACGACCGGAGTTCGGTCATCGAACCCGCCGCTTTCCTGGCCACCACGACGACACGGCTGTGTATCAATGCGCTGCAGTCGGCGCGGGCGCACGCGAAACCTACATCGGTCCGTGGATTCCCGAGCCCGTCGACACGAGTGCCGATCCCGTCCTCGGCGCCGAGCGTGGCGAAGCGCTCGAGTTGGCGACGCTGA
- a CDS encoding ABC transporter permease yields the protein MTATPPTDTSPVDERARLSSWRLLASNPITVVSAVVLAIVAVVALTAQWIVPFGINDVDVPNALRPPSGQHWFGTDELGRDVLSRVLVAVQASMRVAVVSVAFAVIVGVTIGVIAGYRGGWLDTVVMRIVDVMFAFPVLLLALAVVAILGPGVTTTILAIGIVYTPIFARVARASTLSVRVEPFVQVSRTMGTGHLYMLVRHILPNIAGPLVVQTSLSLAFAILSEAALSFLGLGIQPPEPSLGRMIFDSQGFVTLAWWMAVFPGAAIVVTVLAFNLLGDGLRDVLDPKQRTMIEARRRSG from the coding sequence ATGACGGCGACTCCGCCCACCGACACGTCACCCGTCGACGAGCGGGCCCGGCTGTCGTCCTGGCGGCTGCTGGCAAGCAATCCGATCACGGTGGTGAGCGCAGTCGTTCTCGCAATCGTGGCCGTCGTCGCATTGACGGCCCAATGGATCGTGCCGTTCGGGATCAACGACGTCGACGTGCCGAACGCGCTCCGGCCGCCGAGCGGTCAACATTGGTTCGGCACCGACGAACTCGGCCGCGACGTGCTGTCCCGAGTGCTGGTGGCGGTGCAGGCCTCGATGCGGGTCGCGGTGGTCAGCGTCGCGTTCGCGGTGATCGTCGGCGTGACGATCGGCGTCATCGCCGGCTACCGCGGCGGCTGGCTCGACACGGTCGTGATGCGGATCGTGGACGTGATGTTCGCCTTCCCTGTGCTGCTGCTCGCGTTGGCGGTCGTAGCGATACTCGGTCCCGGCGTGACAACCACGATCCTCGCGATCGGCATCGTGTACACGCCGATATTCGCCCGCGTCGCACGAGCCAGCACGCTGAGCGTGCGAGTGGAGCCCTTCGTGCAGGTGTCACGCACGATGGGCACCGGCCACCTGTACATGCTCGTCCGCCACATCCTGCCCAACATCGCCGGCCCTCTGGTCGTGCAGACCTCGCTGTCGCTCGCCTTCGCGATTCTGTCGGAGGCCGCACTGTCGTTCCTGGGCCTCGGCATCCAGCCGCCTGAGCCCTCACTGGGCAGGATGATCTTCGACTCACAGGGATTCGTCACACTCGCCTGGTGGATGGCGGTCTTCCCCGGAGCCGCCATCGTCGTCACCGTGTTGGCGTTCAACCTGCTCGGCGACGGCTTGCGTGATGTTTTGGATCCCAAGCAGCGCACAATGATCGAAGCTCGGAGGCGAAGTGGCTGA
- a CDS encoding DUF427 domain-containing protein encodes MIRRPEPDKPGPGRESVWDYPRPPRLEEFGGTITVELGGRTVASTNRGWRVLETSHPPTYYLPRDCFSPGVLRPASGSSWCEWKGQASYFHLLSDTTVALKAAWTYPHPTAGFEPLAGGVAVMAGAVDRCTVNGETVTPQPGGFYGGWVTSAITGPFKGIPGSMGW; translated from the coding sequence ATGATTCGGCGGCCTGAGCCGGACAAGCCCGGGCCGGGCCGGGAATCGGTCTGGGACTATCCGCGTCCTCCTCGGTTGGAGGAGTTCGGCGGCACCATCACGGTCGAACTCGGCGGGCGCACCGTCGCGTCGACGAACCGAGGATGGCGGGTCCTCGAGACCAGTCATCCGCCGACCTATTACCTGCCCCGCGATTGCTTTTCGCCGGGAGTGCTGCGCCCTGCATCGGGCTCGTCCTGGTGTGAATGGAAGGGGCAGGCGAGCTACTTCCACCTGCTGAGCGACACCACGGTCGCCCTGAAGGCCGCCTGGACGTATCCACATCCGACCGCCGGGTTCGAACCGCTTGCCGGTGGCGTAGCGGTGATGGCCGGTGCGGTCGATCGCTGCACAGTCAACGGCGAGACCGTCACACCGCAGCCCGGGGGTTTCTACGGCGGCTGGGTGACCAGCGCGATCACAGGGCCGTTCAAGGGCATCCCGGGATCGATGGGTTGGTGA
- a CDS encoding ABC transporter permease — protein MMSSPVLRFVARRLLYSIVVMIGVLIVVFMLVHLVPGDPVRIALGTRYTPQAYDALRAASGLDRPIVEQFFGYIGSALTGDLGVSFRNGDPVTLTLLERLPATVSLAVVGIVIALLIALPAGVWSALHEGRVSDAIVRITSQFGVSVPDFWMGILLIALFASTLHWLPTSGYRPLFDDPGGWLRHIVLPGLTVGLVAAAIMTRYIRAAVLEVAAMGYVRTARSKGLSPRVVTMRHTVRNAAIPVLTITGIQLATILGGVIVVEVVFAWPGLGRLVFNAVAARDYPVIQGAVLLIAALFLLINLIVDLLYAVVDPRIRLS, from the coding sequence ATGATGTCCAGTCCAGTGCTGCGGTTCGTGGCGCGCCGATTGCTGTATTCGATCGTCGTGATGATCGGCGTTCTCATCGTCGTCTTCATGCTCGTGCACCTGGTGCCTGGCGACCCCGTCCGAATCGCGCTCGGCACCCGGTATACGCCGCAGGCATACGACGCACTGCGCGCCGCAAGCGGTTTGGACCGGCCGATCGTCGAACAGTTCTTCGGCTACATCGGATCGGCGCTCACCGGAGACCTCGGTGTCAGCTTCCGCAACGGCGACCCGGTCACGCTGACCTTGCTCGAACGCCTGCCCGCCACGGTGTCACTCGCGGTCGTCGGCATAGTCATCGCACTGCTCATCGCGCTGCCCGCGGGGGTCTGGTCGGCGCTGCACGAGGGCCGCGTCAGCGACGCGATCGTGCGGATCACAAGTCAATTCGGAGTTTCGGTTCCGGACTTCTGGATGGGGATTCTGCTGATCGCCTTGTTCGCATCGACACTGCACTGGCTTCCGACGTCTGGATATCGACCGCTTTTCGACGACCCTGGCGGCTGGCTGCGGCACATCGTTCTTCCCGGCCTGACGGTCGGGCTCGTCGCCGCCGCCATCATGACCCGCTACATCAGGGCCGCGGTGTTGGAAGTCGCCGCCATGGGCTATGTGCGCACCGCACGGTCGAAGGGTCTGTCGCCGCGGGTGGTCACGATGAGGCACACCGTGCGGAACGCCGCCATACCGGTGCTGACCATCACCGGCATCCAGCTCGCGACTATCTTGGGAGGCGTCATCGTCGTCGAGGTGGTGTTCGCGTGGCCGGGGCTCGGCCGGCTGGTGTTCAACGCCGTTGCCGCGCGCGACTATCCGGTGATCCAGGGCGCGGTGCTGCTCATCGCCGCGCTGTTCCTTCTCATCAACCTCATCGTCGACCTGCTCTACGCCGTGGTTGATCCCAGGATTCGGCTGTCATGA
- a CDS encoding prenyltransferase, with protein MTEVRSRSKLSSWAYALRTTNPPPDAPVDAVTRWLVVTRAAVLPMTLVSGLVAALLAIGEPGLDWRWLVLALIGITLAHVANNLMNDLFDTQVGTDSASYPRALYAPHPVLSGLVARRTLVISILLVNIADLAILVVLTLARGWPVLAFALAGFVLSVAYTAPPLRLKKRGLGEPDVFVVWGPLMVCGTYYSAVGTVGWDIVLASIPYGLLCVTVLMGKHIDKIPFDEPLGIRTLPVILGERRARIATLAMMVGFYVLVALAVVLGAMPWPALLVLGALPRLWKVWPRFLRPPPDEPPPDYPVWPLWYAALAWLHVRQAGALLVLGLAIGAVLKIV; from the coding sequence ATGACAGAGGTCAGATCCCGCTCGAAGCTGTCGTCCTGGGCTTACGCCCTGCGCACCACCAATCCGCCGCCCGACGCGCCGGTCGATGCGGTCACGCGCTGGCTTGTGGTGACCAGAGCGGCAGTGCTGCCGATGACGCTGGTCTCCGGGCTCGTCGCCGCGCTGTTGGCGATCGGGGAGCCGGGCCTCGACTGGCGCTGGCTGGTCCTCGCGCTGATCGGGATCACGCTCGCGCACGTGGCCAACAATCTGATGAACGACCTGTTCGACACCCAGGTCGGCACCGACAGCGCAAGCTACCCCCGCGCCCTCTACGCTCCGCACCCAGTGTTGTCCGGGTTGGTGGCCCGCAGGACGCTGGTCATCTCGATTCTTCTGGTCAACATCGCCGACCTCGCCATCCTCGTGGTGCTGACGCTGGCACGCGGCTGGCCGGTGCTCGCCTTCGCGCTCGCGGGTTTCGTGCTCAGCGTCGCCTACACCGCGCCGCCGCTGCGGTTGAAGAAGCGCGGCCTCGGTGAGCCCGACGTCTTCGTGGTGTGGGGCCCGCTGATGGTGTGCGGCACCTACTATTCGGCGGTCGGCACAGTCGGATGGGACATCGTGCTGGCGTCGATCCCGTACGGGCTGCTGTGCGTGACGGTGTTGATGGGTAAGCACATCGATAAGATTCCGTTCGACGAACCGCTCGGAATCCGCACGCTTCCAGTCATTCTCGGCGAGCGGCGAGCCCGGATCGCGACGCTGGCGATGATGGTCGGCTTCTACGTACTGGTCGCGCTTGCGGTCGTGCTCGGCGCGATGCCGTGGCCCGCGCTGCTCGTTCTTGGGGCGCTGCCGCGACTTTGGAAGGTGTGGCCGCGGTTCCTTCGGCCACCGCCGGACGAGCCGCCGCCGGACTACCCGGTCTGGCCGCTGTGGTACGCGGCGCTGGCCTGGCTGCACGTGCGGCAGGCCGGCGCGCTGCTGGTGCTCGGTCTGGCGATTGGCGCCGTGCTGAAAATCGTCTGA
- a CDS encoding oxygenase MpaB family protein, with the protein MSLRNDLGGVRAGLGRALFGLVAGPDGAVNRARIHDTPGPRWFAADRPIRRVHGDASMYVGGLRALLLQSLHPLAMAGVAEHSDYRGDPWGRLQRTSTFLAVTTFGTADDAQRAVDKVRGIHRRVHGVAPDGTPYAASDPHLLEWVHIAEVDSFLQAHQHYGAAPLDQDGRDGYVADTARVAEALGVADPPRTEAQLRQRISAYRPELRSTASARDAAKFLLLTPPLPLVMRGPYGVLAATSISLLPAWARAPLWLPYVPPVEATVIKMAGNVVVGGIRWVMTPAQADNDSAA; encoded by the coding sequence ATGTCCCTGCGCAACGATCTCGGCGGAGTGCGTGCCGGCCTGGGTCGGGCCCTGTTCGGACTGGTCGCGGGACCGGACGGCGCCGTGAACAGGGCCCGCATCCACGACACTCCTGGTCCGCGCTGGTTCGCAGCGGACCGCCCCATCCGGCGCGTACACGGCGACGCCTCCATGTACGTCGGCGGCCTGCGGGCGTTGCTACTTCAATCGCTGCACCCGCTCGCCATGGCCGGCGTTGCCGAACACTCCGATTACCGGGGCGACCCGTGGGGCCGATTGCAGCGCACCAGCACCTTCCTCGCCGTCACGACCTTCGGCACCGCAGATGACGCCCAACGCGCGGTCGACAAGGTGCGCGGAATACATCGGCGGGTGCACGGTGTGGCGCCCGACGGCACGCCGTATGCCGCGTCGGACCCGCACCTGTTGGAGTGGGTGCACATCGCGGAAGTCGACAGCTTCCTGCAGGCACACCAGCATTACGGCGCTGCTCCGTTGGACCAGGACGGCCGCGACGGCTATGTGGCCGACACCGCGCGCGTCGCCGAAGCGCTCGGTGTCGCTGATCCGCCGCGTACCGAAGCGCAACTGCGGCAACGAATCTCCGCCTATCGTCCCGAGCTCCGCAGCACGGCGTCGGCCAGGGATGCTGCGAAGTTCTTGTTGCTGACGCCTCCGCTGCCGCTGGTGATGCGCGGACCGTACGGAGTTCTGGCCGCGACCTCGATCTCGCTGTTACCGGCATGGGCGCGCGCGCCACTGTGGCTGCCCTACGTTCCTCCGGTAGAGGCCACCGTGATCAAGATGGCGGGCAATGTCGTCGTCGGCGGGATCCGATGGGTGATGACACCGGCTCAGGCGGACAATGATTCGGCGGCCTGA
- a CDS encoding ABC transporter ATP-binding protein encodes MSVSDLDVRIGGREIVRGVSFDVERESTLGIVGESGSGKSMTVLAATGLLDAPGARVSGSSTIIGKGDSAPTQLVGASARVLREIHGGRIGFVFQDPGTSLNPLLTVERQITESLEAHRKMSRRQANGRALELIEAVGLPDPQTRLRSYPHQLSGGQRQRVMIAIALACDPELLIADEPTTSLDVTTQSQIIDLVRTLQRDFGTAVVWISHDLGVIGQVADDVTVLQNGDVVEQAPILDVFDNPQQAYTRELLAARPMIGASMPPAADADAPVLLEVQGLDVRFPVSTPTGRSTVHAVKDVSFGIRRGATLGLVGESGSGKSTVAAALTGLVAPDGGTASLDGIDVFDVRGNAEKTLRRRISLVFQDPFSSLNPRVRVATAVAEPLRVHRLAKGKQARRERVEELLELVGLSAPFASRYPHELSGGQRQRVSIARALATEPDLLILDESTASLDVSVQSRVLDLLADLQRDLHLTYLFIGHDLAVIQRMSHDVLVMRDGAVVEYRPATEIFASPEQEYTRALLAAVPPARPRAATSG; translated from the coding sequence ATGAGCGTCAGCGACCTCGATGTACGGATCGGCGGGCGCGAGATCGTCCGAGGCGTCTCGTTCGACGTCGAGCGCGAGTCGACGCTTGGCATCGTCGGCGAATCGGGTTCGGGCAAGTCGATGACCGTGCTGGCCGCGACGGGACTTCTCGACGCTCCAGGCGCGAGGGTCAGCGGTTCGAGCACGATCATAGGCAAGGGCGACTCGGCGCCGACCCAACTCGTCGGCGCCTCGGCGCGTGTGCTGCGCGAAATCCACGGCGGCCGGATCGGTTTCGTCTTCCAGGACCCAGGTACCTCACTGAACCCTCTGCTGACGGTCGAGCGGCAGATCACCGAATCCCTCGAAGCCCATCGCAAAATGAGCAGACGGCAGGCGAATGGCCGCGCGCTGGAACTGATCGAGGCGGTCGGCCTACCCGACCCGCAGACGCGTCTGCGGTCCTACCCCCACCAGTTGTCGGGTGGACAGCGACAGCGGGTGATGATCGCGATCGCGCTGGCCTGTGACCCGGAGCTGCTGATCGCCGATGAGCCGACCACCTCGCTGGACGTCACGACGCAATCCCAGATCATCGACCTGGTGCGCACTCTGCAGCGGGATTTCGGCACCGCGGTGGTGTGGATCAGCCACGACCTCGGGGTGATCGGCCAGGTGGCCGACGACGTGACCGTGCTGCAGAACGGCGACGTCGTCGAGCAGGCGCCGATCCTCGACGTTTTCGACAACCCGCAGCAGGCCTACACTAGGGAACTCCTGGCCGCGCGGCCAATGATCGGTGCCTCCATGCCACCGGCCGCAGACGCCGACGCGCCGGTGCTGCTCGAGGTTCAAGGACTCGACGTGCGCTTCCCCGTGAGCACTCCGACCGGCAGGTCGACCGTCCACGCGGTGAAGGACGTCAGCTTCGGAATCCGACGTGGAGCCACGCTGGGGCTGGTCGGCGAGTCAGGTTCGGGCAAGTCGACGGTGGCGGCCGCCCTGACCGGACTCGTCGCACCGGACGGCGGCACAGCGTCGTTGGACGGAATCGACGTGTTCGATGTCCGCGGCAACGCGGAGAAGACACTGCGCAGACGCATCAGCCTCGTGTTCCAGGATCCGTTCTCGTCGCTCAATCCGAGGGTTCGCGTCGCAACGGCAGTCGCAGAACCCCTTCGTGTGCATCGTCTCGCGAAGGGGAAGCAGGCGCGCCGGGAGCGGGTCGAGGAGCTGCTGGAACTGGTCGGCTTGTCCGCACCGTTCGCGTCGCGCTACCCGCACGAGTTGTCCGGCGGCCAACGTCAGCGCGTCAGCATCGCCCGAGCCCTGGCCACCGAACCAGACTTGTTGATCCTCGATGAATCGACCGCATCACTTGATGTATCCGTCCAGTCGCGCGTACTCGACCTGCTCGCCGACCTGCAGCGCGATCTGCATCTGACCTATCTGTTCATCGGACACGACCTTGCGGTCATTCAACGGATGAGCCATGACGTGCTCGTCATGCGGGACGGCGCTGTGGTCGAGTACCGGCCTGCGACGGAGATCTTCGCCTCCCCGGAGCAGGAGTACACCCGCGCGCTGCTGGCAGCGGTACCGCCGGCCCGACCCCGCGCGGCGACTTCCGGCTGA
- a CDS encoding WhiB family transcriptional regulator yields MMLLAPLAGERRLAWVAQARCRTADPDELFVTGAAQKRAAVICRQCAVVTQCLADALDNQVEFGVWGGMTERQRRKLVKQHPEVKSWSAYFAGHTIRE; encoded by the coding sequence ATGATGCTGTTGGCTCCTCTAGCAGGCGAGCGCCGCCTCGCATGGGTCGCGCAAGCGCGGTGCCGCACCGCCGATCCCGACGAACTGTTCGTGACGGGCGCGGCCCAGAAACGGGCGGCCGTCATCTGCCGTCAATGCGCGGTGGTGACCCAATGTCTTGCCGACGCCCTCGACAACCAGGTCGAGTTCGGAGTCTGGGGCGGGATGACCGAGCGGCAACGCCGAAAGCTCGTTAAACAGCATCCGGAGGTCAAGTCCTGGTCGGCGTACTTCGCCGGGCATACGATTCGGGAATGA
- a CDS encoding sigma factor-like helix-turn-helix DNA-binding protein, whose product MLLERLSPTERAAYVLREAFDYPYAQIGDVLQIQEGNARQLVTRARRHIAAERRAPVDSAQQKRLLEALVAAAEQGDLHRLERLLAEDVVSYTDGNGMRGAARVPVHGRQTVAKFMRAFAPNFWPGTAVSFVEANGASSVLVSRNGTVVAVLAMSASIDGIDRLMWVLSPDKLGGFPHV is encoded by the coding sequence ATGCTGCTCGAAAGGCTCTCTCCCACAGAGCGTGCCGCCTATGTGTTGCGCGAGGCCTTCGACTATCCCTACGCCCAGATCGGCGATGTGCTGCAGATCCAAGAGGGTAATGCACGGCAACTGGTCACCCGCGCGCGTAGGCACATCGCGGCGGAGCGCAGGGCGCCGGTCGACTCGGCGCAGCAGAAGCGGCTTCTGGAAGCGCTTGTGGCTGCGGCAGAGCAGGGCGACCTGCACCGGCTGGAACGACTCCTCGCCGAGGACGTCGTCAGCTACACCGACGGCAACGGCATGCGCGGAGCGGCCCGCGTGCCCGTGCACGGAAGACAGACCGTCGCTAAGTTCATGCGGGCGTTCGCGCCGAACTTCTGGCCCGGCACCGCGGTTTCCTTCGTCGAGGCGAACGGCGCGTCCTCCGTGCTCGTCTCGCGCAACGGCACCGTTGTCGCGGTATTGGCGATGAGCGCATCCATCGACGGGATCGATCGACTGATGTGGGTGTTGAGTCCCGACAAACTCGGCGGATTCCCACACGTGTAG